One Manduca sexta isolate Smith_Timp_Sample1 chromosome 28, JHU_Msex_v1.0, whole genome shotgun sequence DNA window includes the following coding sequences:
- the LOC115445759 gene encoding serine protease inhibitor 3/4, whose product MNAKALSSAVAKFSAKFCNELDKSKSVVSSPLSAEYLLALLALGAMEPAHSELLTALDIPDNDSIRSSFGAVSAKLKGIKGVTFNVANKIYIKDGSYELVPELKEDAEKVFDAEFEKVDFDNTVGAAELINQWVENKTNEKIKDLFSSDSFNADTRLVLVNALYFMGNWKNQFDAMDTIERPFHIDTQSSVNIPMMSQEGKFKYGESSDLQARLLEMRYEGGDASMVIVLPNEIDGLDGVMQKLTDGYDLMSELEKMRITKVKVILPKFKIETEIDLKEVLPQLGIKAIFGHGDFGLNKILNTGEPLYVSKAVQKVYIDVNEAGAKAAAATGMSVAVFHSAIIGEEMMPYFTADHPFLAVIIIAGTPFLFARHRSNEE is encoded by the exons ATGAACGCTAAAGCACTCTCGTCTGCAGTTGCCAAATTTTCTGCGAAGTTCTgtaat gaACTAGATAAATCGAAGAGTGTGGTATCTTCGCCTCTGTCTGCTGAATACTTGCTGGCTTTGCTAGCTCTTGGCGCTATGGAGCCTGCCCATAGCGAACTGCTCACGGCCCTCGACATCCCTGATAATGATAGC ATCCGATCCTCATTTGGTGCAGTTTCCGCTAAACTGAAAGGTATTAAAGGTGTTACGTTTAACGTCGCCAATAAGATATACATTAAAGATGGTAGCTATGAGCTAGTGCCCGAGTTGAAAGAGGATGCAGAAAAGGTTTTTGATGCTGAATTTGAGAAGGTCGACTTTGATAACACTGTTGGTGCAGCAGAACTCATAAACCAATGG gttgaaaataaaacgaatgaaAAGATCAAGGATCTTTTTTCTTCAGACAGTTTCAATGCAGACACTCGTTTGGTGCTTGTCAATGCACTTTATTTCATG GGCAATTGGAAAAATCAATTTGACGCAATGGACACAATTGAACGGCCTTTCCATATCGACACTCAATCTTCAGTTAACATTCCCATGATGTCCCAGGAAGGCAAATTTAAATACGGCGAGAGTTCCGATCTCCAGGCTCGG CTATTAGAGATGAGATATGAAGGAGGCGACGCGAGTATGGTGATTGTGTTGCCCAATGAGATCGACGGTCTCGACGGAGTCATGCAGAAGCTGACCGACGGATACGACCTCATGTCTGAGTTGGAGAAGATGAGAATTACCAAGGTTAAGGTCATTCTTCCCAAGTTCAAGATCGAAACGGAAATTGACCTTAAGGAGGTGTTGCCGCAG ctCGGGATTAAAGCCATCTTTGGTCACGGCGATTTTGGTTTAAATAAGATCTTGAACACTGGTGAGCCACTGTACGTGTCCAAAGCCGTACAGAAAGTGTACATCGACGTGAACGAGGCGGGCGCTAAAGCCGCCGCGGCCACAG GAATGTCAGTAGCTGTTTTCCACTCGGCTATCATAGGAGAAGAAATGATGCCTTACTTCACGGCCGACCATCCCTTCTTAGCAGTGATCATCATTGCCGGCACGCCATTCTTGTTTGCTAGGCACCGCAGCAATGAGGAATAA
- the LOC115445757 gene encoding regulating synaptic membrane exocytosis protein 2 isoform X1 produces the protein MADMPDLSHLTPEERAIIEGVIMRQRQEEQREHEIMRRKQDEVAVLEQTIRTRNEMHRAAGVELAATCHICLKTKFADGVGHSCHYCRVRCCARCGGKVTLRSNKVIWVCILCRKKQELLSKTGQWIHKSAGQDSMLWRMESDMRGLPPQPDGSLDKRPKLERAHSAAEKENQPFQRSGSALRRQYSQQEPRCYGELEGLARTHPHLVHPRQKAAYGVADANAPPPPSTQLLPHGPVTHPTLPPRSSSSDDEVPECVSDENDEYRDRGQLEACASLRHPHLRSANVAANNYYNLTNHSPVGYETEPRSHFEARAPTGGRSFDSVTDCRWRARDDSEGAYLRPYAPDLGPRPDRTVYKSAYLWEDSADNRRFTERRKKTVRFDGHEGAATFPRGGRDASGAPHDWASLRWESERQTSQDSATKDSGIDTSSTFTSSEDSNRGDCPKFPLSWQMSVDGTRMIGHMVLRKSVVEGSSHSSAAILGLKVVGGKLLPDGTRGAVVEKVKKGSIADLEGQLRISDEVLQWNGVPLQNRSAEEVAAVVADSKHDSHVELVVSRPLPPNRPPAQPWRTHKEVYTEVIGGCGEKPSVLVTSPGSPDVHSRRRMARHNHHNANVAGRIQLKIYFDITALQLLVTVVCASGLNPRPDGSPRCPYAKIFLLPDKSEKSKRRTKTLASTLEPRWNQTFVYCGIRITDIKKRTLEVTVWDLNRYGPNDFLGEVLLDLDSVVVNHEPNWYTLKPHEEASGYSRYREEEADGEHLSPPSTSTSRLSDSDTPSECDLRRHHSLSSLASSSSPPPSNERIEMEGVRCSRRDMSPAGRVRVAGMTRERSAGYSVARSQSAAGVARPARARSKSPRRSLSPPADRDAWRYTATEERGNDTARLPTHAYTPRFQSRSATATPTTSPKKRQLPQIPHQNAQRAVRAQVSADLEERKWIAPHHIGATLTYRSTPQGWERHYAGLSDSELAARSGGAWAPRRRLSPDAAAADSDLESVASVTSSAFSTQSERPRPTRMLSHRRILPPNSTSSSCDSATPVPDTFHHFDRISPRMLPHVCMSAGGERVIRRRLRSRRDINMVSMPMSYRGRPTRRLRRILARSRSAGACRECSYRHAYERSNSCPENPMYNNTHKIAENRKDCVFQMSHKNQNINYDYFNSLDFEDTFQTKNTYHDPPISQIKSRQHSLRNRIHTLPNGISYSFKHPLTTNPHSNQFQKLYETQRRLPNVESFRKSIVRSLPKIPSFNEVINTVKNHKIDDNTEMSINKCVDLVQATDPNPQSDIFYNSKDNEILSEHGIYDNKSNTDTEEPCETTVVIDDTQAEYQNELEIEHNNRKKYLSLDIKSSYESDDAAHPTEIQKSIEKDTPSLKKSIESQNSPQLIRKVDSQRRYSDSLLVLKGSPALTTQDDIKDIFKKMTHMSKKDTSNQDGIEKKKHGHSVSINEVPTFQEYYSPDSQSPQPSIDLSLRKPLPSIIKKARIRSRSLASSNQLDHEFRIIANSLSVALSPSTPGSRQRRALTPTASYLPLDDTHHYNHEATTPPSPEQSTTYYNAQSPPMSPTKYNQRDGYYNNQLSPISSMKQCDKSMRRRKSNHSNDYGGRENGRNNQQQPLERRESRRGQFTRSLSNADVPPDEKADGSLSDTALGGTSELEPASDDVLLKAEPRDYFGPGMGKKSNSTSQLSATGRKRRLGFGKRGKNSFTVQRSEEVVPGEMRGGAGVSRASSASSENDDDRWSPGMRGSGSSDGGGLSDFIDGLGPGQLVGRQLLGAPTLGDVQLSMCYQKGFLEVEVIRARGLQARQGSRTLPAPYVKVYLVSGKRCIAKAKTSTARRTLDPLYQQTLTFRENFKGCVLQVTVWGDYGRIEGKKVFMGVAQIMLDDLNLSNIVIGWYKLFGTTSL, from the exons ATGGCCGACATGCCGGACCTGTCGCACCTCACGCCCGAAGAGCGCGCCATCATCGAGGGAGTCATTATGCGTCAACGGCAAGAGGAGCAGCGCGAACACGAAATCATGAG GCGCAAGCAAGACGAAGTCGCTGTACTAGAACAGACGATTCGTACGAGGAACGAGATGCATCGCGCTGCAGGCGTCGAATTAGCTGCAACGTGCCACATTTGTCTGAAGACCAAGTTTGCAGACGGGGTTGGTCACTCTTGCCATTACTGCAGGGTGAGGTGTTGCGCTCGGTGTGGTGGGAAAGTCACTTTACGTTCTAACAAG GTTATATGGGTGTGCATATTGTGCCGTAAAAAACAAGAATTATTATCTAAAACTGGACAGTGGATACATAAAAGTGCCGGTCAAGATTCAATGTTATGGCGTATGGAATCTGATATGCGCGGCTTACCACCGCAGCCCGACGGTTCTCTTGACAAAAGGCCAAAGTTGGAAAGAGCACACAGCGCTGCCGAAAAGGAAAACCAGCCATTTCAAAGATCAGGTAGTGCTCTCCGTCGTCAGTACAGTCAACAGGAGCCGAGATGCTACGGGGAACTGGAAGGCCTGGCTCGGACACACCCGCATTTGGTACATCCGAGACAAAAGGCAGCGTACGGAGTAGCTGACGCCAACGCACCTCCTCCACCATCGACGCAGCTTCTTCCGCACGGACCTGTCACACATCCCACTCTACCTCCTCGGTCGTCTTCGTCAGATGACGAGGTTCCAGAGTGTGTATCTGACGAAAACGACGAATATCGAGACCGCG GACAACTAGAGGCGTGTGCTTCTCTTCGGCACCCGCATCTTCGCAGCGCCAACGTGGCTgccaataattattacaatttgacTAATCATTCGCCGGTCGGTTACGAAACGGAGCCGCGCAGTCATTTTGAAGCAAGAGCTCCCACGGGGGGACGCAGTTTTGATTCAGTGACTGATTGTCGATGGAGAGCTCGCGACGATAGTGAGGGCGCGTATCTACGCCCATACGCACCAGATTTGGGACCGCGCCCTGATAGAACCGTGTATAAGAGTGCCTATTTGTGGGAAGACTCCGCAGACAATAGACGTTTTACggagagaagaaaaaaaactgtTCGTTTCGATGGACACGAAGGCGCTGCGACATTTCCACGCGGCGGACGCGATGCGTCAGGCGCCCCCCATGACTGGGCGTCTTTGCGCTGGGAGTCCGAACGACAGACCAGCCAAGACTCTGCGACCAAAGACTCGGGTATTGATACCTCTAGCACCTTCACCTCCAGTGAAGACTCGAACAGAGGCGATTGCCCAAAG TTTCCGCTGAGCTGGCAAATGTCTGTTGACGGGACACGCATGATTGGTCACATGGTGCTCCGAAAAAGTGTGGTGGAAGGTAGTTCCCATTCTTCAGCGGCAATCCTGGGACTTAAGGTCGTAGGAGGTAAACTGTTACCCGACGGCACACGTGGGGCAGTGGTTGAAAAAGTCAAAAAAGGATCTATAGCTGATTTAGAGGGACAACTGAGAATTA GTGATGAAGTGTTACAATGGAACGGGGTGCCGTTGCAAAACCGAAGTGCAGAAGAAGTTGCTGCTGTGGTAGCGGACAGTAAGCACGACTCTCACGTAGAGCTGGTAGTGTCTCGGCCACTCCCGCCCAACCGGCCGCCGGCGCAGCCCTGGAGAACTCACAAAG AAGTATACACGGAAGTTATAGGCGGGTGTGGCGAAAAACCGAGTGTACTTGTGACATCTCCAGGCTCCCCCGATGTGCACTCCCGTCGTCGAATGGCGCGACACAATCACCACAACGCCAATGTGGCTGGACGCATACAA CTGAAAATATACTTCGATATTACTGCTCTGCAACTCCTGGTGACGGTTGTTTGCGCCAGCGGTCTTAACCCACGCCCTGACGGCTCCCCGAGATGTCCATatgccaaaatatttttattaccagaCAAAAGTGAAAAAAGTAAACGGAGAACGAAAACATTAGCCAGCACTCTAGAGCCCAGATGGAATCAAACTTTTGTTTATTGCGGTATACGTATTACTGACATAAAGAAAAGAACATTAGAG GTTACTGTGTGGGACTTAAACCGCTACGGTCCAAATGATTTTCTGGGCGAGGTTTTACTGGATCTTGACAGTGTTGTCGTTAACCATGAGCCGAACTGGTACACACTCAAACCACACGAAGAGGCGTCAGGTTATAGT AGGTACCGTGAGGAGGAAGCGGACGGTGAACATTTATCGCCACCTTCCACTTCTACATCGAGACTCTCGGACTCGGATACGCCCAGCGAGTGCGATTTACGACGGCACCATTCGCTTTCAAGTCTTGCTTCAAGTTCCAGTCCTCCACCTTCAAACGAA CGAATAGAAATGGAAGGAGTGCGATGTAGCCGCCGGGACATGTCTCCAGCAGGCCGCGTGCGTGTAGCTGGCATGACTAGAGAAAGG AGCGCGGGGTACAGCGTGGCGCGGTCGCAGTCGGCGGCGGGCGTGGCGCGGCcggcgcgcgcgcgcagcaAGTCGCCGCGCCGCTCGCTGTCGCCGCCGGCCGACCGCGACGCCTGGCGCTACACAG CAACTGAAGAACGTGGTAATGACACCGCGCGCCTCCCGACACACGCGTACACGCCACGATTCCAGTCTCGATCCGCCACCGCGACGCCGACCACTAGCCCTAAGAAACGTCAGCTGCCACAAATTCCGCATCAG AATGCCCAAAGAGCGGTGCGAGCTCAGGTGTCGGCGGACCTTGAAGAACGTAAGTGGATCGCCCCGCACCACATTGGCGCCACTCTCACGTACCGCAGCACCCCGCAAG GTTGGGAGCGTCACTATGCTGGTTTGTCAGACTCTGAACTAGCAGCGCGCAGTGGCGGTGCGTGGGCTCCGCGTCGACGGCTCTCCCCTGACGCTGCCGCCGCCGATTCCGACCTGGAATCAGTCGCCTCCGTCACTTCCAGCGCCTTCAGCACACAATCGGAACGACCACGTCCAACTCGCATGCTCAG CCACAGACGAATTCTCCCTCCCAATAGCACGTCTTCCTCGTGCGATAGCGCTACTCCCGTCCCTGATACATTTCATCATTTTGATAGAATATCCCCACGTATGTTGCCTCACGTGTGCATGTCGGCTGGCGGGGAACGCGTGATCCGACGACGACTAAGATCTCGAAGAGATATCAATATGGTGTCAATGCCGATGTCGTACCGCGGTCGCCCCACCCGCCGATTACGGCGCATACTCGCCCGCAGCCGTTCTGCTGGCGCCTGTAGAGAATGCTCTTATCGTCACGCTTATGAACGAAGTAATAGTTGTCCTGAAAACCCCATGTATAACAATACGCATAAAATTGCAGAAAACAGAAAAGATTGTGTATTCCAAATGTCacacaaaaatcaaaatatcaattacgactattttaattctttagATTTTGAAGAtacatttcaaacaaaaaatacgtaTCATGATCCACCAATAAGTCAAATAAAATCCCGGCAGCACAGTTTGAGAAATAGGATCCATACTTTACCAAACGGAATATCGTACAGTTTCAAACATCCACTAACAACAAATCCTCATAGTAACCAATtccaaaaattatatgaaacacAGCGAAGACTACCTAACGTAGAAAGTTTTCGTAAATCTATAGTACGGTCTCTTCCTAAAATTCCTTCTTTCAATGAGGTTATCAATAcggtaaaaaatcataaaatcgaTGATAATACTGAAATGAGCATTAATAAATGTGTAGACTTAGTTCAAGCCACGGATCCGAATCCACAAtctgatatattttacaatagcaAAGATAACGAAATATTATCCGAACATGGTATTTACGACAATAAAAGTAACACGGACACCGAGGAACCTTGCGAAACAACAGTAGTTATTGATGATACGCAAGCTGAATATCAAAATGAGTTGGAAATAGAACATAACAATAGGAAAAAGTATTTATCATTGGATATAAAAAGTTCATACGAATCGGATGATGCTGCACATCCTACAGAAATACAAAAGAGTATAGAAAAAGATACACCGTCTcttaaaaaatcaattgaaTCGCAAAATAGCCCACAGCTTATTCGCAAAGTTGATTCCCAAAGACGATATTCAGATTCATTACTCGTATTAAAAGGCTCTCCTGCCTTAACAACACAAGATgatattaaagatatatttaaaaaaatgactcATATGTCTAAAAAGGATACGTCTAATCAAGATGGTATCGAAAAGAAAAAACATGGCCATTCTGTTAGTATAAACGAAGTCCCAACCTTCCAAGAATATTACTCACCCGATTCTCAATCACCTCAACCTAGCATAGATTTATCATTACGAAAACCATTACCGTCCATTATAAAAAAAGCTCGGATTCGTTCACGATCTTTAGCGTCAAGTAATCAATTAGATCATGAATTTCGTATAATAGCTAATTCTTTGTCTGTTGCTCTTTCTCCCTCGACCCCTGGCTCGCGTCAACGTCGTGCGCTCACTCCCACCGCCTCATACCTGCCACTTGACGACACTCATCACTATAATCACGAGGCAACGACACCGCCTTCTCCGGAACAATCGACCACATACTATAATGCTCAATCGCCACCAATGTCGCCAACGAAATACAACCAACGTGATGGGTATTATAATAATCAACTTTCGCCGATATCATCAATGAAACAATGCGACAAATCGATGAGGCGACGGAAATCAAACCACAGCAACGATTACGGTGGTCGGGAAAATGGACGTAACAATCAGCAACAACCATTGGAAAGGCGCGAGTCTAGACGCGGGCAATTCACGCGCAGTCTCAGCAATGCCGACGTGCCACCTGATGAGAAAgcag atgGAAGTCTAAGTGACACGGCTCTAGGCGGAACCAGCGAGTTGGAGCCCGCCAGCGACGACGTGCTTCTCAAGGCCGAACCGCGTGATTACTTCGGTCCCGGGATGGGCAAGAAGAGTAATTCTACTTCGCAGCTTTCAGCCACAG GACGAAAGCGGAGGTTAGGTTTCGGTAAACGTGGCAAAAATTCCTTTACGGTGCAACGCAGCGAAGAAGTGGTACCCGGCGAAATGCGAGGAGGCGCTGGAGTTTCGCGGGCGTCGTCCGCCTCAAGCGAAAACGACGATGACAG